A single Anatilimnocola floriformis DNA region contains:
- a CDS encoding RNA polymerase sigma factor, protein MTHDDAPLIQATLRGDSQAYGKLVQKYQDRLLTALVHVCSSRHEAEDALQDAFVQAYLKLSSFAGGSAFYTWLYRIAFNTAISRRRRKRDESSVEQTRELTGEEPQDDGEEVDENLLRQERAVQVQRALAKLSDEHRSILVLREVEGCDYDHIADVLDLPVGTVRSRLHRARLALKDELSAILQAGGGE, encoded by the coding sequence GTGACGCACGACGATGCACCGCTGATTCAGGCAACCCTGCGAGGTGACTCGCAGGCCTATGGCAAACTGGTACAGAAATACCAGGACCGGTTGCTCACGGCCTTGGTGCATGTTTGTTCGTCACGCCACGAAGCCGAAGATGCCTTGCAGGACGCCTTTGTTCAGGCTTATTTGAAGCTTTCTTCGTTTGCCGGCGGCAGTGCGTTTTACACTTGGCTGTATCGCATCGCCTTCAACACTGCGATCAGCAGGCGGCGACGAAAGAGAGACGAAAGCTCGGTCGAACAAACCCGCGAACTGACAGGTGAAGAGCCCCAGGACGACGGCGAGGAGGTGGATGAAAACCTCCTCCGGCAGGAACGGGCGGTTCAGGTGCAACGAGCACTGGCCAAACTTTCTGACGAACACCGCTCGATCCTGGTGCTGCGAGAAGTGGAAGGTTGCGATTACGACCACATTGCCGATGTGCTGGATCTCCCAGTCGGCACGGTTCGCAGTCGTCTCCATCGCGCTCGTTTGGCTTTGAAAGATGAACTCTCCGCGATCCTTCAGGCAGGTGGCGGCGAGTAG
- a CDS encoding SMP-30/gluconolactonase/LRE family protein — protein MIRCSIAFVLATHIACSFAAAQDIPKGEVLKFSFENSKVFPGTYREYSVYIPKQYSPDKPACVHINQDGVQFNGPAVFDELIAKKEMPITIGVFITPGRVKALDGKIGLDRFNRSFEYDGLGDSYARFLLEELLPDVETKKASDGREIKLSKDGNDRCIAGSSSGAIAAFTAAWERPHEFRRVFSAIGTYVGLRGGNVYPTLVRKYEPKALRIFLEDGSADQNIYAGDWWMANQELERSLVFAGYEVNHSWGDGGHNGKHATEIYPDAIRWLWKDYPQPIKAGLGSPQLKEILIPGEDWKLVGEGYKFTEGPTANAKGEVFFNDIPNQRTHKIDADGKISVLLEGSERANGQAMGPNGNLYAIRMDAENIMQMNDKGEWSLVKSGFRCNDLVVLHNGSIYSTKPGWDGKSPSEIIYISPAGERQVVDSGLIFANGVTVSPDQTLLNVSDRSTHWVYSYQIQPDGSLANKQKYYHLHVPDTAEDSRADGMRCDQNGRLWVATNLGLQVCDQAGRVNCIIPTPNGKCSNLTFAGPKFDTVLATCGDKVYSRKVKVTGANAWQPPMKPAGPKL, from the coding sequence ATGATTCGATGCTCAATTGCGTTCGTACTCGCAACGCACATTGCTTGTTCATTCGCCGCTGCTCAGGACATTCCCAAAGGGGAAGTGCTGAAGTTCAGCTTCGAGAACAGCAAGGTTTTTCCCGGGACCTATCGGGAGTATTCCGTTTACATTCCCAAGCAATACTCGCCCGACAAGCCGGCCTGTGTGCATATCAATCAAGATGGTGTGCAGTTCAATGGGCCTGCTGTGTTTGATGAGTTGATCGCGAAGAAAGAAATGCCGATCACGATCGGCGTCTTTATTACTCCGGGCCGAGTGAAGGCGCTCGATGGCAAAATTGGCCTGGATCGATTCAATCGTAGCTTTGAGTATGACGGACTCGGCGACAGCTACGCCCGGTTTTTGCTGGAAGAACTGCTGCCGGATGTCGAAACGAAGAAAGCCAGCGACGGCCGCGAGATCAAACTTTCGAAGGATGGCAATGATCGTTGCATCGCCGGTTCGAGCAGCGGCGCGATTGCGGCGTTCACGGCAGCTTGGGAACGGCCACATGAGTTTCGCCGAGTGTTCAGCGCGATCGGCACTTATGTCGGGCTACGCGGGGGCAATGTTTATCCCACGTTGGTTCGCAAGTACGAGCCGAAGGCGTTGCGAATTTTTCTGGAAGATGGCAGCGCGGATCAAAACATTTACGCCGGAGATTGGTGGATGGCCAATCAAGAGCTCGAGCGTTCGCTGGTGTTTGCCGGCTACGAAGTGAATCACAGCTGGGGCGACGGCGGCCACAACGGCAAGCACGCAACGGAGATTTATCCCGACGCGATTCGCTGGCTCTGGAAGGATTATCCGCAGCCGATCAAAGCGGGGCTCGGTTCGCCGCAGCTGAAGGAGATCTTGATTCCGGGCGAGGATTGGAAGCTCGTCGGCGAAGGTTACAAGTTCACCGAAGGACCGACCGCGAATGCCAAGGGCGAAGTCTTCTTCAATGACATTCCGAATCAGCGCACGCATAAGATCGATGCCGACGGAAAGATCAGCGTGTTGCTCGAAGGCTCGGAGCGCGCGAACGGCCAAGCCATGGGCCCGAATGGAAACCTCTATGCGATTCGCATGGATGCCGAGAACATCATGCAGATGAACGACAAAGGCGAATGGTCGCTTGTGAAGAGCGGCTTTCGCTGCAACGACCTGGTCGTGCTACACAATGGCAGCATCTATTCGACCAAGCCCGGCTGGGACGGCAAAAGCCCGAGCGAGATCATTTACATCAGCCCGGCCGGCGAACGCCAGGTGGTCGACAGCGGCTTGATCTTTGCCAACGGCGTGACCGTGTCGCCCGATCAGACATTGTTAAATGTCTCCGACCGCAGCACGCACTGGGTTTACAGTTATCAGATTCAGCCCGATGGCTCGCTCGCCAACAAGCAGAAGTACTATCACCTGCATGTGCCCGACACGGCCGAAGATAGCCGGGCCGACGGCATGCGATGCGATCAGAACGGCCGGTTGTGGGTGGCGACCAACCTGGGCCTGCAAGTTTGCGATCAAGCAGGGCGAGTAAACTGCATCATCCCGACGCCGAACGGCAAGTGTTCGAACCTGACGTTTGCCGGGCCGAAGTTCGATACCGTCTTGGCGACCTGCGGCGACAAGGTTTACAGCCGCAAGGTGAAGGTGACCGGGGCCAACGCCTGGCAGCCACCGATGAAACCGGCCGGACCGAAGCTGTAG
- a CDS encoding FAD:protein FMN transferase: protein MVASPQLMIDVGAGVGLPGSKAERPLLINRSRPALGALFEVCLIGSDEEHLSSVAEACLAETQRLDRRLSRFSANSETSRINRDAARNAVIVDYELAELLTLCYSAWQRTEGWFDIASNQSWSIKNRQVEFLELGTQLDVGIVSKGYTLDRAAELVDEFNVADAILHAGTQTVLAKGNSLTGRGWQVRVRNPASDAQGAELLVELCDEALAVVTNHDRHLPADQQAAVLVTAPTAFEAEVFAAALLQMGRARALDFLSQQTQRVSVAWLDEVTFPHEGTWHWLTE from the coding sequence ATGGTTGCCTCTCCTCAACTAATGATTGACGTAGGAGCGGGCGTAGGCTTGCCTGGCAGCAAAGCCGAGCGTCCGTTGCTCATCAATCGTTCGCGCCCCGCGCTCGGGGCTCTGTTCGAAGTTTGCCTCATCGGCAGCGACGAAGAACATTTGTCTTCGGTGGCCGAGGCGTGTCTGGCCGAAACGCAACGGCTTGATCGCCGTTTGTCCCGTTTCTCGGCCAACAGCGAAACCTCGCGCATCAATCGCGACGCTGCGCGCAATGCCGTGATCGTCGATTACGAACTCGCCGAGCTCCTCACGCTCTGCTATTCGGCCTGGCAGCGGACCGAAGGTTGGTTCGACATCGCCTCGAACCAAAGTTGGTCGATCAAGAACCGGCAAGTCGAGTTTCTCGAGCTCGGCACGCAGTTGGATGTCGGCATCGTCAGCAAAGGCTACACGCTCGATCGCGCCGCCGAGCTCGTCGATGAATTCAACGTAGCCGACGCCATTCTCCATGCCGGCACGCAGACCGTACTGGCGAAGGGAAATTCCCTGACGGGCCGCGGTTGGCAGGTGCGCGTGCGCAATCCAGCCAGCGATGCCCAAGGCGCGGAGTTGCTCGTTGAGTTGTGCGACGAAGCGCTCGCCGTGGTTACCAATCACGATCGGCACCTGCCCGCCGATCAGCAGGCAGCCGTGCTAGTAACCGCGCCGACAGCGTTCGAAGCCGAAGTCTTTGCCGCCGCGCTGTTGCAAATGGGCCGGGCTCGCGCGCTCGATTTTCTTAGCCAGCAAACCCAGCGCGTGTCGGTTGCCTGGCTCGACGAAGTGACATTTCCGCATGAGGGTACTTGGCATTGGCTGACGGAATAG
- a CDS encoding TonB-dependent receptor domain-containing protein: MLLLERLSSQRPRRQKSGGTAVISRDGNCAAIGDWQPTSAMTQGSGVFMRLDIRRFIGAMLLGGALVWSATPARAIDPREESRAMFLLGDGLEFQADALRLVAMQEEMSNQPFDPGTTQPFDPGSQQPFDAGSGLNGNPSFGGSDAIDSLIQRLQAPGTEAISGSETQTSVASDLGQLLQDSDNIQTVGAQRRSQVAFDPRVRGYHYSQVYAQAEGQYFLPVRLDLDSMLNKIDPSLIQSVAVIPGPYGVRYGPGFAFIDIDLIDTPRYCDCPQQHGRAAIDAKSNGGQLGEWITAMGGGNDYGYIVHYGQRKGSDYLAGNGQQVPSSYQSQNVLMQFGFDWSPNTKTEIRYNYFGLGDTEYALQFFDVSSLKTNALNVITTNVDPTDGSVWINQIWFNETDFRGNNGGAGKRGVRGRITDALNTDLANGGFPGAGFGPDDFSAAVDGDLGSHGARSMKTWGDDTSELLRVGTDFRFIAQSTQERFNFTDQPGDFLDPDQENFSTNQPRSVLTDPGAFVEIAAPWTDYLRVSAGARLDWAHTYRATNLPLQNQGVLGDFSNAQNDLLGAAYLAGDVDLASNWHMRLGAGYAEKAPNLVDRYSDGIFISMIQSGFSRVIGRPSLDKEQAMQIDASLRGDFDYGHVRMSAYHSWIHDYNTYFTFGVDPPTGARFLAATNTPLATLKGFELYGDYQASEQLTFFATMNYVEGTDQTISQPLPGMYPLESRLGLRVVDGNGGNTWGWEWGWRLVDAQNRIGVLRANDFNLPIYEAVETRTGGFATSYLKSYYNYSQNLHFIAGIDNLFDRNYVEHLDLRFSGTTPNSGPLLAAWAPGFNAYGGVEVNW, translated from the coding sequence TTGCTCCTGTTGGAGCGGCTGTCGTCCCAGCGGCCTCGGCGGCAAAAATCGGGCGGCACGGCAGTCATCTCCCGCGATGGCAACTGTGCTGCGATCGGCGACTGGCAGCCAACGTCGGCGATGACCCAAGGGAGTGGGGTTTTCATGCGTCTGGATATTCGCCGTTTCATCGGCGCGATGCTGCTCGGCGGAGCTCTCGTGTGGTCCGCGACTCCCGCGCGCGCCATCGATCCGCGCGAAGAATCCCGCGCCATGTTCCTGCTCGGCGACGGCCTCGAGTTTCAAGCCGATGCGCTTCGACTGGTCGCGATGCAGGAAGAAATGTCGAACCAGCCGTTCGACCCCGGCACCACGCAGCCCTTTGATCCCGGTTCGCAACAACCGTTCGATGCCGGCAGCGGTCTGAATGGCAACCCGTCGTTCGGCGGCAGCGATGCCATCGATAGTTTGATCCAGCGGCTGCAAGCGCCGGGCACGGAAGCAATTTCCGGATCGGAAACACAAACGTCGGTCGCCAGCGACCTAGGTCAGTTGCTGCAAGACAGCGACAACATTCAAACCGTCGGCGCGCAGCGGCGATCGCAGGTGGCCTTCGATCCGCGCGTCCGCGGCTATCACTATTCGCAGGTCTACGCCCAAGCCGAAGGACAATACTTCCTGCCGGTGCGGCTCGATCTCGACTCGATGCTGAATAAGATCGATCCTTCGCTCATCCAGAGCGTCGCGGTTATTCCTGGTCCGTATGGCGTGCGCTATGGGCCGGGATTTGCGTTCATCGATATCGATCTGATTGATACGCCGCGCTACTGCGATTGCCCGCAGCAACATGGCCGAGCCGCCATCGACGCCAAGAGCAACGGCGGTCAGCTCGGCGAATGGATCACTGCGATGGGCGGCGGCAACGACTACGGCTACATTGTGCACTACGGCCAGCGCAAGGGCTCCGACTATCTTGCCGGCAATGGCCAACAAGTGCCGTCGAGCTACCAGTCGCAAAACGTGCTGATGCAGTTCGGCTTCGATTGGTCGCCGAATACGAAGACTGAAATTCGCTACAACTATTTCGGCTTGGGCGACACCGAGTACGCGCTGCAATTCTTCGACGTCAGCTCGCTGAAGACCAACGCGCTGAATGTGATCACGACCAATGTCGATCCCACCGACGGTAGCGTGTGGATCAATCAAATCTGGTTCAACGAAACCGATTTCCGCGGCAACAATGGCGGCGCTGGCAAACGGGGTGTGCGTGGCCGCATCACCGATGCGCTCAATACCGACCTGGCAAATGGCGGCTTTCCTGGCGCTGGTTTCGGCCCCGATGATTTCTCCGCCGCCGTCGATGGCGATCTCGGCAGCCATGGCGCGCGGAGCATGAAGACCTGGGGCGACGATACCTCGGAGCTGCTCCGCGTCGGCACCGACTTCCGCTTCATCGCGCAGTCGACGCAAGAGCGGTTCAACTTCACCGATCAGCCTGGCGACTTTCTCGATCCCGATCAAGAAAACTTCAGCACAAACCAACCTCGCTCGGTGCTGACCGATCCGGGGGCGTTCGTCGAAATCGCGGCGCCGTGGACCGATTACCTGCGCGTGTCGGCTGGTGCGCGTCTCGACTGGGCACACACCTATCGTGCGACGAATCTGCCGCTGCAAAACCAAGGCGTGCTCGGCGATTTTTCGAACGCTCAGAACGACTTGCTCGGCGCTGCGTATCTGGCCGGCGATGTCGATCTGGCTAGCAACTGGCACATGCGACTTGGTGCGGGCTATGCCGAGAAAGCGCCGAATCTGGTCGATCGCTACTCCGACGGCATTTTCATCAGCATGATCCAAAGCGGGTTCAGCCGCGTCATCGGCCGGCCGTCGCTCGACAAGGAGCAGGCCATGCAAATCGATGCCTCGCTCCGTGGCGACTTCGACTACGGCCATGTGCGCATGTCGGCCTATCACAGCTGGATTCACGATTACAACACCTACTTCACCTTCGGTGTCGATCCGCCGACCGGCGCTCGCTTCCTCGCCGCGACCAATACGCCGCTCGCCACGCTCAAGGGTTTTGAACTCTACGGCGATTACCAGGCCAGCGAACAACTAACGTTCTTCGCGACGATGAACTACGTCGAAGGAACCGACCAGACTATTTCGCAACCGCTGCCTGGCATGTATCCGCTCGAGAGCCGCCTCGGCTTGCGAGTGGTCGACGGCAACGGCGGAAACACGTGGGGCTGGGAATGGGGCTGGCGGTTAGTTGACGCTCAGAACCGCATCGGCGTGCTACGGGCCAACGACTTCAACCTGCCGATTTATGAAGCGGTTGAAACCCGCACGGGCGGATTTGCTACGTCGTATCTCAAGAGTTATTACAACTACAGCCAGAACCTGCACTTTATCGCGGGCATCGACAACCTGTTCGACCGCAACTACGTCGAGCACCTCGACCTCCGCTTCAGCGGCACCACGCCCAACTCTGGCCCCCTGCTGGCAGCCTGGGCACCTGGCTTCAACGCCTACGGTGGTGTTGAGGTCAACTGGTAG
- a CDS encoding Gfo/Idh/MocA family protein, giving the protein MSKNRPGESSRRQFMATSAIGTSLVAVGSLHAADVPLAPPDKQPPDLKLPKPVKRKIGYAVVGLGQLAVEEVLPAFGSCESSKLVALVSGHADKAKQLAEVYDVPRGNIFNYDNYDEMASNREIDVVYNILPNSMHAEFTIRAFQAGKHVLCEKPMASNVAECEQMIAAAERAKRKLMIAYRLHYEPFNKKAIELCASEEVGPIKLITASNSQNVEAPNIRLSGELRGGPLGDVGIYCLNAARYLTQREPVEVFGYAHQPADDPRFREVPESVTFVLKFPGGAEAHCSCSFGAAESRFFRVEGKNGVVEMAGAFGYFGQELRLSNEDGSRRFKLKPVDHFAAEMDHFAECILRDKEPRTPGAEGLADMQIIAAIEESIRTGRSTKV; this is encoded by the coding sequence ATGAGCAAAAATCGACCAGGTGAGTCGTCGCGGCGTCAATTCATGGCCACTTCCGCCATCGGCACGAGCCTCGTGGCGGTTGGTAGCCTGCACGCTGCTGATGTTCCGCTGGCCCCGCCCGACAAACAACCGCCCGATCTGAAACTCCCCAAACCGGTGAAACGCAAAATCGGCTACGCCGTTGTAGGCCTCGGACAGCTTGCCGTCGAAGAAGTGCTCCCCGCCTTCGGTAGTTGCGAATCGTCGAAACTGGTGGCTCTCGTCAGCGGCCATGCGGACAAAGCGAAACAACTGGCCGAAGTTTACGACGTACCGCGGGGGAACATTTTTAACTACGACAACTACGACGAGATGGCGAGCAACCGCGAGATTGATGTCGTTTACAACATCTTGCCGAACAGCATGCATGCCGAGTTCACCATTCGGGCGTTCCAAGCAGGCAAGCACGTGTTGTGCGAAAAGCCGATGGCGTCGAACGTAGCCGAGTGCGAGCAGATGATCGCTGCGGCCGAGCGGGCCAAGCGGAAGCTGATGATCGCTTACCGGCTGCATTACGAACCGTTCAATAAGAAGGCCATCGAGCTGTGTGCGAGCGAGGAAGTCGGTCCGATCAAGCTGATCACGGCCAGCAACTCGCAGAATGTAGAGGCGCCGAATATTCGCTTGAGCGGTGAACTGCGCGGCGGTCCGCTCGGCGATGTCGGGATTTATTGTTTGAACGCGGCCCGCTATCTGACGCAGCGCGAGCCGGTGGAAGTGTTCGGTTATGCCCATCAGCCTGCCGATGATCCTCGCTTTCGCGAAGTTCCAGAAAGTGTGACGTTCGTATTGAAATTTCCCGGCGGGGCCGAAGCGCATTGTTCCTGCAGCTTCGGCGCTGCCGAGAGTCGGTTCTTTCGCGTCGAAGGAAAGAACGGCGTGGTGGAAATGGCCGGCGCCTTCGGCTACTTCGGGCAAGAGCTGCGACTGAGCAATGAAGACGGCAGTCGGCGCTTCAAGCTGAAGCCCGTCGATCATTTCGCGGCCGAGATGGATCACTTCGCCGAGTGCATCCTGAGAGACAAAGAGCCGCGTACGCCGGGCGCCGAAGGTCTGGCCGACATGCAGATCATCGCGGCGATTGAAGAATCGATTCGCACTGGGCGTAGTACGAAGGTGTAG
- a CDS encoding SDR family NAD(P)-dependent oxidoreductase — MKVSNRIFYALGIAYGAYKLAEFAVRKSRQFSWQDRVVIVSGGSRGLGLVLARSLVEHGAKVMISARTAADVASAVSELRALGGDVGGLVCDVRNQEQVQQVAEATIKRWGKIDVLFNVAGIMQVGPLDAMTVADFREAMDINCWGVLHTTLAVLPTMRRQQWGRIVNVASIGGKRAVPHMLPYDTSKFAVVGLSTGLRAELAQDGILVTTVCPSLMRTGSPRNATFKGQNEAEYAWFSIGGSLPLAAISAENAADQIMTACQNGDGEVYIANTFSPPLWAAQLAPTLTNELFGFINRFLPGMGGIGQQSAYGYESESALSPSLLTTLGDSAACRNNEMRPRPEANEV; from the coding sequence ATGAAGGTTTCGAATCGCATCTTCTACGCTTTGGGTATCGCCTACGGCGCTTACAAGCTGGCCGAGTTTGCCGTACGCAAATCGCGACAGTTTTCCTGGCAGGATCGCGTGGTGATTGTCAGCGGCGGCTCGCGCGGATTGGGCTTGGTCCTGGCTCGCTCACTCGTCGAGCATGGTGCAAAAGTCATGATTTCGGCCCGCACAGCAGCCGATGTCGCCTCCGCCGTTTCCGAACTGCGGGCGCTCGGCGGTGATGTCGGCGGCCTGGTTTGCGATGTGCGAAATCAGGAGCAAGTGCAACAAGTCGCTGAAGCGACCATCAAGCGCTGGGGCAAGATCGACGTGTTGTTCAACGTCGCGGGCATCATGCAGGTTGGTCCGCTCGATGCGATGACGGTCGCCGATTTTCGTGAAGCGATGGACATCAATTGCTGGGGCGTGCTGCATACCACGCTGGCGGTGCTGCCGACAATGCGTCGTCAACAATGGGGACGCATTGTCAACGTAGCCTCGATCGGCGGTAAGCGGGCAGTGCCTCATATGCTGCCATACGACACGAGTAAATTTGCTGTCGTTGGACTTTCGACCGGACTGCGCGCGGAGCTCGCTCAGGACGGAATTCTGGTTACGACGGTTTGCCCCAGCTTGATGCGCACCGGCAGTCCTCGCAACGCCACGTTCAAAGGCCAGAATGAAGCCGAATATGCCTGGTTTAGTATCGGCGGCTCGTTGCCACTCGCAGCCATTAGCGCCGAGAACGCCGCCGATCAGATCATGACCGCCTGCCAGAACGGCGACGGCGAGGTTTACATCGCCAACACGTTCAGCCCACCGCTGTGGGCCGCGCAACTCGCTCCCACGCTGACGAACGAATTGTTCGGATTCATCAATCGCTTCTTGCCAGGCATGGGCGGCATTGGTCAGCAATCGGCCTATGGATATGAAAGCGAATCGGCGTTGTCTCCGTCGCTGCTCACCACGCTCGGTGATTCAGCTGCTTGTCGCAATAATGAAATGCGG